Proteins encoded within one genomic window of Desulfonatronospira thiodismutans ASO3-1:
- a CDS encoding ZIP family metal transporter: MIYSILAGSSTALGALALMFMGPPGKRTMAALLGFAGGVMLAVSVFELMPEALELGSMTVLVTGFLLGCLIMYLLDRLMPHAHLSDSEHLEVENPERLGIRRSTMLRTGYLIFIGISMHNIPEGLAIGAGIESSPELGLIIAVAIGLHNIPEGLAVAGPLKAGGLSNLKVFLFTLGAGLMTVVGAALGLLVFGISEMFISGGLAFAAGAMIYIVSDELIPQSTSMHAHAANAGLIGGLLLGFVLLV, from the coding sequence TTGATTTACAGCATACTGGCGGGGTCCTCCACTGCCCTGGGGGCTTTGGCTCTCATGTTTATGGGGCCGCCTGGCAAGAGAACCATGGCCGCCCTGCTGGGATTTGCCGGCGGAGTCATGCTGGCAGTTTCCGTTTTCGAGCTAATGCCGGAAGCACTTGAACTTGGCTCCATGACTGTGCTGGTGACAGGTTTTCTGCTGGGGTGTCTCATTATGTATCTCCTGGACAGATTAATGCCCCATGCCCACCTGTCTGACAGTGAACACCTGGAGGTGGAAAACCCGGAACGTCTCGGCATTAGAAGAAGCACAATGCTGCGCACCGGCTATCTGATTTTCATCGGCATTTCCATGCACAATATTCCTGAAGGCCTGGCCATAGGAGCCGGTATTGAGTCCAGCCCGGAACTGGGCTTGATCATCGCTGTGGCCATCGGGCTGCACAATATACCCGAGGGACTCGCTGTGGCAGGGCCGCTGAAGGCAGGCGGACTTTCCAATCTGAAAGTGTTTTTGTTTACCCTGGGAGCAGGGCTTATGACCGTTGTGGGTGCAGCACTGGGGCTGCTTGTTTTCGGGATTTCGGAGATGTTTATTTCCGGAGGCCTGGCATTTGCAGCCGGAGCAATGATCTATATTGTAAGTGATGAGCTTATCCCGCAGTCCACCAGCATGCACGCACATGCCGCCAATGCAGGTCTTATAGGCGGTCTGCTTCTGGGGTTTGTACTTCTGGTATGA